The Mangrovibacterium diazotrophicum genome has a segment encoding these proteins:
- a CDS encoding translocation/assembly module TamB domain-containing protein, with protein MKRFFKILIRIVSWLLIGIIGLVVLVLVLIEIPPVKQKIARIAENQVGNFINGELHIGRLEGNFWNHLRVEEIALTQNNDTLASIKAIDLRYNLKPILRQELFIQSFDIVQPRLNLVQLKDSTWNLEHIAKEQEPSTEPEDTTTSSSSWRINLKKMGLENGFISIATPDSIIPKQIKELNITLAAFYSEKQQKLSLDQFSFKTREPDVTLNQFTFKLEYTNQTLNLSDFILKTALNQINGEALYAADSTNASSAYLKTTPIEADEFSFALPDLKIKVKPEIEFDAKMQNEVLTSTLNLIAEEQKIEVKLKVDQLSKWIANPDSADLNYDLSAILDQIKVDEWSGMEDLDYTLNGEIAVKGHGTDPKKLQADVDANLFDSNIAGYLLDKLDTKVNYLAGNLKATLDLYSDFGTMTASADARNIFGTPNYKAELTTKQLNLAPLLNNDSLPSDINLHLLVNGSGFEPKKIKAKAQLELSSSNVMEVPLDTAFALIRYAGETVDIDSLTFENPSLKINAQGTYSLSGQSDLTLNGKLLSLEAFQAFLPDAIIETSGELSARLNGTPDSLEVTSQITLENTIYDEYRIENASLAANGSIGKTFIFDAKMVARDFKSSFLNLDSINVESKIFADSLNLTASVGNKDLQTHLQTNLSWKDQIRIYLASWDLAIKDQQWELESPSTIQIDSTSYQIDQFNLSSNGNQLFKMNGIVSTNGNEDFNMTISRFNLGGLFETLKIDPPLNGFLNLNLTMAGTAQAPTIDGDFNIEESGYSDYNFSKAEGSVNYAQNILKTNAELALEQDGSFLLNAEVPFNLNLETMSGQIDSLKEINASTQIVDLPLALIQQAIHAKEVTGMLNGELTVKGTIDALKPIGQIKLTDGNIKIPEYGIDYQDMQLRTSFDDNIITLDTLGIRSNDGKMTGGGKMSFASEFYNGELNESTINLKFDDFYPINHKQVNLQLSGDMHLDAQKDSVTFGGDLEIPRSEIYLPTVLNMMGKVYTPEIPKPILVEEIEKMNQVKDTTTAATAELEIPDSISTASLPNITGKIKVDIPKNTWIKNPNLRLELSGDLDIIKHPEFLEIFGSVEVVRGQYELLGKTFVVSEGVITFEGGEEINPTISLKADYTVKNRDTDSKTIQLTVEGEADDPTISFTLDGESIGEGEALSYIVFGKGMNELSTSEQSDMSDAGAGSMAVSAAALLVSSQLSRLLGKSFNVDYIEVKSTDSFDNASLEVGKYLTNDLFVSYEQQIGATTDDDLSRYEVRLEYEILKFLFLQLNNSTNDSGFDVIFKVDKD; from the coding sequence ATGAAAAGATTTTTCAAAATACTGATACGAATCGTTAGCTGGTTATTAATCGGAATAATCGGACTCGTTGTGTTGGTACTTGTATTAATCGAAATTCCGCCAGTTAAGCAAAAAATTGCGCGTATCGCCGAAAACCAGGTTGGCAATTTTATCAATGGCGAACTTCACATTGGCCGGCTCGAGGGCAATTTCTGGAACCACCTAAGGGTAGAAGAAATCGCGTTGACCCAAAACAACGACACGCTGGCCAGCATTAAAGCGATCGATTTACGGTATAACCTGAAACCGATTCTCCGTCAGGAATTGTTCATCCAGTCTTTCGACATTGTTCAGCCGCGATTGAATCTGGTTCAGCTGAAAGATTCGACCTGGAACCTCGAGCACATTGCGAAAGAACAGGAGCCCTCAACCGAACCGGAGGATACAACAACATCCTCGAGCTCGTGGCGAATCAACCTAAAAAAAATGGGATTGGAAAATGGCTTCATTTCAATTGCCACTCCCGACAGCATCATCCCGAAACAGATCAAAGAACTGAATATCACACTGGCTGCTTTTTACAGTGAAAAACAGCAAAAACTCTCGCTTGATCAATTCAGCTTTAAAACCCGGGAACCGGACGTCACTTTAAACCAATTTACATTTAAACTGGAGTATACTAATCAAACCCTCAATTTGTCGGATTTCATTCTGAAAACGGCTCTCAACCAGATCAACGGAGAAGCTCTTTATGCGGCTGACTCAACAAATGCGTCTTCGGCCTACCTAAAAACAACACCGATTGAAGCTGACGAATTCTCGTTTGCTTTGCCGGATCTCAAAATAAAAGTGAAGCCTGAAATTGAGTTCGACGCAAAAATGCAAAACGAAGTCCTGACCTCAACGTTGAACCTGATTGCCGAGGAACAAAAAATTGAAGTCAAGCTGAAAGTTGATCAACTCTCAAAATGGATTGCTAACCCGGATTCGGCTGACCTGAACTACGATCTTTCTGCCATCCTCGACCAGATAAAAGTTGATGAATGGAGCGGCATGGAAGATCTGGATTACACCTTGAATGGCGAAATTGCCGTAAAAGGGCACGGAACTGATCCGAAGAAACTACAGGCAGATGTAGATGCCAACTTGTTTGATTCGAACATTGCCGGCTACTTGCTTGATAAACTCGACACCAAAGTCAATTACCTGGCTGGCAATCTGAAGGCGACGCTCGATTTGTACAGCGATTTCGGAACCATGACTGCCAGCGCCGATGCTCGCAACATTTTTGGAACCCCGAATTACAAAGCGGAGCTCACGACCAAGCAACTCAACCTGGCTCCATTGTTGAACAACGACAGCCTGCCCAGCGACATTAATTTACATTTGCTTGTGAATGGATCGGGCTTTGAACCGAAAAAAATAAAGGCCAAAGCACAGCTCGAACTCTCGTCGTCAAATGTGATGGAAGTTCCGCTTGATACAGCGTTTGCCCTCATCCGATACGCCGGCGAAACAGTCGACATCGACAGTTTGACATTTGAAAATCCTTCACTGAAAATAAACGCGCAAGGTACGTACAGTCTTTCGGGGCAAAGTGATTTGACACTGAACGGAAAATTACTGTCGCTCGAGGCCTTCCAAGCGTTCCTGCCCGACGCTATCATTGAAACGTCGGGAGAATTATCGGCCCGTTTGAATGGCACTCCGGATTCGCTTGAAGTCACCAGCCAGATCACCTTAGAAAACACGATTTACGACGAGTACCGGATTGAAAATGCCTCGCTCGCAGCAAACGGAAGTATTGGAAAAACCTTCATTTTCGACGCCAAAATGGTTGCCCGCGATTTCAAAAGCAGTTTTCTGAACCTGGACTCCATCAATGTTGAAAGTAAAATCTTTGCCGATTCGCTGAACCTGACTGCATCCGTTGGCAACAAGGATCTCCAAACTCATCTTCAAACAAATTTGAGCTGGAAAGACCAAATCAGAATCTACCTGGCCAGTTGGGATCTCGCAATCAAAGATCAGCAATGGGAACTTGAGTCACCATCCACCATTCAGATCGATTCGACAAGCTATCAAATTGATCAGTTCAACCTCAGCTCCAACGGCAACCAGCTGTTTAAAATGAATGGTATTGTCAGTACAAATGGCAACGAAGATTTCAACATGACCATTTCCCGCTTTAACCTGGGTGGTTTGTTCGAAACGTTGAAAATAGATCCTCCCCTTAACGGATTTCTGAATCTGAACCTGACGATGGCCGGAACAGCCCAGGCGCCAACCATCGATGGCGATTTTAATATTGAGGAGTCGGGCTACTCGGACTACAATTTCTCGAAAGCAGAAGGTAGCGTAAATTATGCGCAGAATATCTTAAAAACCAATGCAGAACTAGCGCTCGAACAGGATGGTAGCTTCCTGCTAAATGCAGAAGTGCCCTTCAACCTGAACCTGGAAACAATGAGTGGTCAGATTGACAGCTTAAAAGAGATTAATGCATCGACCCAAATCGTCGATTTGCCGCTCGCTCTTATCCAGCAAGCGATCCACGCAAAAGAAGTCACGGGGATGCTGAACGGCGAATTGACTGTGAAGGGAACCATCGATGCGCTCAAGCCAATCGGACAAATCAAGCTGACGGACGGAAACATCAAGATTCCGGAATACGGTATCGACTACCAGGACATGCAGCTGCGTACGAGTTTCGACGACAACATCATCACCCTCGATACGCTGGGCATTCGATCGAACGACGGTAAAATGACCGGCGGTGGAAAAATGTCCTTCGCCTCAGAATTTTACAATGGCGAACTCAACGAGTCGACCATCAATTTGAAGTTCGACGATTTTTATCCCATCAACCACAAACAAGTCAATTTGCAACTTTCGGGTGATATGCATCTCGACGCGCAAAAAGATTCGGTTACTTTTGGCGGAGACCTGGAAATTCCCCGGTCGGAAATTTACCTGCCAACCGTACTGAACATGATGGGCAAAGTTTACACACCGGAAATACCTAAACCGATCCTGGTTGAAGAAATTGAAAAGATGAACCAGGTGAAAGACACGACCACTGCAGCAACAGCGGAGCTCGAGATTCCCGATTCCATCAGTACAGCCTCATTGCCAAACATAACCGGAAAAATAAAAGTTGACATTCCGAAGAATACCTGGATCAAAAATCCGAACCTGAGGCTGGAGCTATCCGGAGATCTTGATATCATCAAACATCCGGAATTTTTGGAAATCTTCGGCTCCGTGGAGGTCGTTCGCGGGCAGTACGAATTACTGGGCAAGACGTTCGTTGTTTCAGAAGGTGTCATCACTTTCGAGGGAGGTGAAGAAATTAATCCCACCATCAGCCTGAAAGCAGATTACACCGTCAAAAACCGCGATACCGATTCGAAAACAATCCAACTCACGGTAGAGGGCGAAGCGGACGATCCAACCATCAGCTTTACACTCGACGGCGAGAGTATTGGTGAAGGCGAAGCGCTTTCGTACATAGTTTTTGGCAAGGGCATGAACGAGCTGAGCACCTCCGAGCAAAGCGATATGAGCGACGCCGGAGCCGGGTCAATGGCCGTGTCAGCCGCAGCATTACTGGTATCTTCCCAACTTTCCAGACTCCTCGGTAAGAGTTTTAACGTCGACTATATCGAGGTGAAAAGCACCGACAGCTTCGACAATGCCAGCCTCGAAGTCGGGAAATACCTGACGAATGATTTATTTGTTAGCTACGAACAACAGATCGGGGCAACGACCGATGATGATTTATCTCGTTATGAAGTTCGGTTAGAATATGAAATTCTTAAGTTTTTGTTTCTTCAGCTAAATAATTCGACAAACGATAGCGGTTTTGACGTAATTTTTAAAGTGGATAAAGACTAG
- the bamA gene encoding outer membrane protein assembly factor BamA: protein MTRIVFACTMVLLFTLIAWTAVAQENYEIRKIKFEGNDTIPEETLLEGMILHPTNYFEKKFGQKEPSLYSSELIQTDIERLTKLYQRMGFLDAQVKMLEPEIDDKKEKVELTFKINEGEAFRIDSITYSIGGSGVDFNADSVLSLLREQLYLTKGKRFVDDELGSDVSTIKNEFKNYGYAYARADYKITPKPKERLADIEYIVQPGPKSYFGATSIDGNKHVSEKYIRKQLQYKEGDEYNSSLLDDTRKDMYKLQLFSILSFQPQTTKDQTPNIPVKIYVDEAPRFTSKFGVGYGTEDKIRAFTNLTYKGLWGGARRVNLQLKHSALTPYEINFSYIQPQLFSSDVSLTLNPFFSRIKEPGYDIRDMGLNVKFSQEFTDDLSGYVSYYFEKVKNYEIDSTYLTSGETDIPYNKSGILLSTLFDNSDPKFSPTKGLNISLAYKLNGYIFGGDFNYSRVWTDIRNYQDLDKLVLATRLMIGAIHSGDSDKFIPVEDRFYAGGSNSIRGWQRSELGPLRDDGTPRGGSSAIQASVELRIPLVWKLSVVSFMDFGNVWEQELHYRLNDLAWATGGGIRLETPIGPIRFDVGVPVWNEKRSAEFFLSVGQAF from the coding sequence ATGACTAGAATAGTTTTCGCCTGTACAATGGTTCTACTTTTCACCCTTATTGCGTGGACGGCGGTAGCCCAGGAAAACTATGAAATCCGCAAAATAAAATTCGAGGGCAACGATACAATTCCCGAGGAAACATTGCTCGAGGGAATGATCTTGCACCCGACGAACTACTTTGAAAAGAAATTTGGACAGAAAGAACCGTCACTCTACAGCTCCGAACTGATCCAAACAGACATAGAGAGGCTAACCAAGTTGTACCAGCGGATGGGTTTTTTAGACGCCCAAGTGAAAATGCTGGAACCTGAAATTGATGACAAAAAGGAAAAGGTAGAATTGACATTTAAAATCAACGAAGGAGAAGCATTTCGGATCGACTCGATCACGTACTCGATTGGCGGCTCAGGGGTTGATTTTAACGCCGACTCGGTGCTCAGCCTGTTACGGGAGCAATTGTACCTCACGAAGGGCAAACGATTTGTTGACGATGAACTGGGCAGTGATGTCAGCACCATAAAAAACGAATTCAAAAATTACGGTTATGCCTATGCCCGGGCCGATTATAAAATAACGCCAAAACCGAAGGAGCGGCTCGCCGACATTGAGTATATTGTGCAGCCCGGCCCAAAAAGCTATTTTGGAGCGACTTCCATAGACGGCAACAAACACGTTTCGGAGAAATATATTCGCAAGCAGTTACAGTACAAAGAGGGCGACGAGTATAATTCGAGCCTGCTCGACGACACCCGCAAGGACATGTACAAACTGCAATTATTCTCCATTCTCTCCTTTCAGCCGCAAACAACCAAAGACCAGACGCCTAACATCCCCGTAAAAATATACGTTGACGAAGCTCCCCGCTTCACATCCAAATTTGGAGTTGGATATGGAACCGAAGACAAGATCAGAGCGTTTACGAATTTGACTTACAAGGGTCTTTGGGGAGGAGCTCGCCGTGTAAATCTTCAATTGAAGCACTCTGCGCTAACCCCTTACGAAATAAATTTCAGCTACATCCAGCCTCAACTTTTTAGCTCTGATGTCTCGTTAACGTTGAACCCGTTTTTCAGTCGAATTAAAGAACCCGGATACGACATTCGAGACATGGGGCTGAATGTGAAATTCTCGCAGGAATTCACGGATGACCTTTCCGGCTACGTAAGTTATTATTTCGAAAAAGTAAAGAACTACGAAATTGATTCGACTTACCTCACGTCGGGCGAAACAGATATCCCCTATAACAAGTCCGGGATCCTTCTAAGTACTTTATTTGATAATTCCGATCCCAAATTTTCGCCAACAAAAGGCCTTAACATCAGTTTGGCATACAAGCTCAACGGGTACATTTTTGGCGGCGATTTCAACTATTCGAGAGTGTGGACGGATATACGCAACTACCAGGATTTGGATAAACTGGTGCTCGCAACCCGGTTGATGATAGGAGCTATCCACTCAGGAGACAGTGATAAATTTATTCCTGTTGAAGACCGATTTTATGCAGGCGGTAGCAACTCCATCCGCGGCTGGCAACGCTCCGAGCTGGGACCTTTACGCGACGACGGAACCCCGCGCGGTGGTAGCAGTGCCATCCAGGCTTCTGTTGAACTGAGGATTCCGCTGGTCTGGAAACTCAGCGTAGTAAGTTTTATGGATTTCGGAAATGTATGGGAACAGGAATTGCATTACCGGCTGAACGACTTGGCCTGGGCTACCGGAGGTGGTATCCGATTGGAAACTCCCATCGGCCCGATTCGTTTTGACGTGGGGGTACCGGTTTGGAACGAAAAACGCAGCGCCGAGTTCTTTCTCAGCGTTGGCCAGGCATTTTAA
- a CDS encoding AsmA family protein, with protein sequence MKTTPRTKYLFTALSILIILLAGVIYIGPSILIKKRLSKLEVGNYLIIVGNAHASLINQSITLKNVEVKEKSNKQEIRIHKISLIGLNIPSILKRQNIIVDKIKIESPEILMRKGSEEASEEVNKKETTKTQLPTFQVNQFIVEKGSFLLQDNLPANDSLLWLKFDAALTDIHLGNDTARSIQDNLSINDVQIDIKNLNQYLDGRNYQVSIDKCSFRKLQQQMEIKNTKIIPLVSKYEIGRQNGSQTTWYNASAEKILISGIELEHFIALDTITIQSILFDKINFEAFKDKRLPFPVKPDTKLFADLLLAPPIPYNCDSIIIRNSNIHYSERAEESQKSGFIDFNDLNAEILCLTNRSEFYDESPTMHAEVKIMNNAKLKVDFKFPAPAEDVQTRVTGQVWPMPFHHLNSIVEPSTGVHIESGEIKRLMFDFSYSDNISTGNLILDYENLKIKVFDRSTKRNKDIKSLLANTLIVHEKNKPEQKHYRSGKIYFERDKKKSFVNYWWKSVFSGIKSVVVN encoded by the coding sequence ATGAAAACAACACCCCGAACAAAATATCTGTTCACAGCACTATCTATATTAATAATCCTGCTTGCCGGAGTCATATATATTGGGCCATCCATCCTAATCAAAAAAAGGCTTTCCAAACTGGAAGTGGGGAATTACCTGATCATTGTTGGCAATGCTCACGCGTCGTTAATTAATCAAAGCATTACACTAAAAAACGTAGAAGTAAAAGAGAAATCCAACAAACAGGAAATCAGGATTCATAAAATCTCATTGATAGGCTTGAATATCCCCAGCATACTAAAACGACAAAATATTATTGTCGACAAGATTAAAATTGAAAGCCCCGAAATATTAATGCGCAAAGGCTCCGAAGAAGCTTCTGAAGAAGTCAATAAAAAAGAAACAACAAAGACCCAACTACCTACTTTTCAGGTAAATCAATTTATCGTGGAGAAAGGCTCGTTTCTTTTACAGGACAATCTCCCCGCAAACGACAGTCTTCTTTGGTTGAAATTTGATGCCGCTTTAACTGATATTCATCTGGGAAATGACACTGCCCGTTCAATTCAGGACAACTTAAGCATAAACGATGTCCAAATTGACATTAAAAATCTCAATCAGTATCTCGATGGGAGAAACTACCAGGTGAGTATTGACAAATGCAGCTTTCGTAAACTTCAGCAGCAAATGGAAATTAAAAATACAAAGATTATCCCGCTGGTTTCAAAATATGAAATTGGCCGCCAAAACGGTAGCCAGACGACCTGGTATAATGCCAGTGCAGAGAAGATACTTATTTCCGGTATTGAATTGGAACACTTTATTGCACTCGATACAATAACGATTCAGTCTATTCTTTTCGACAAAATCAATTTCGAAGCATTTAAAGACAAACGACTCCCCTTTCCTGTTAAACCCGACACAAAACTATTCGCAGATTTACTGTTGGCGCCGCCAATTCCGTACAATTGTGATTCCATTATCATTCGTAATTCAAACATCCATTACTCGGAACGCGCTGAGGAATCGCAAAAATCCGGATTCATTGACTTCAACGATCTCAATGCAGAAATCCTTTGCCTGACTAACAGGAGTGAATTCTATGATGAATCACCGACAATGCATGCGGAGGTAAAAATCATGAACAATGCGAAACTCAAGGTAGACTTCAAATTTCCAGCTCCTGCTGAAGACGTACAGACTAGGGTAACAGGTCAGGTTTGGCCGATGCCGTTTCACCATTTAAACAGCATTGTGGAGCCGAGCACGGGAGTACACATCGAAAGTGGAGAAATAAAAAGATTGATGTTTGATTTCTCATACAGCGATAACATTTCGACCGGTAACCTGATCCTGGATTACGAAAATCTAAAAATCAAAGTATTCGACAGATCAACAAAACGCAACAAGGATATCAAATCGTTACTTGCTAACACATTGATTGTTCACGAAAAAAATAAGCCTGAACAAAAACATTACCGAAGTGGAAAAATCTATTTCGAACGAGACAAAAAAAAGTCCTTTGTGAACTACTGGTGGAAATCTGTTTTCAGTGGCATAAAATCAGTTGTTGTAAATTAG
- a CDS encoding glycosyltransferase encodes MYAPICLFTYNRLNETQKTLESLASNYLAAESELIVFSDGAKYPSEENKVEAVRDYVKSLSGFKSIRVVEAETNRGLANSIISGVTEVLDEYGKIIVLEDDLISAPNFLNFMNQALEYYENDQQIFSISGYTLGLPSLAEYSKDYYLIHRPSSWGWAIWKDRWEKVDWGMEDYPKFKYNIFKQVKFMRGGSDLPLMLWRQMNGRLDSWAIRWTYHQYKQDLYSLCTTKNKIINIGAGEDATHTKRIKKRYENSLEDVGKTSFHFDKSVKPDKKLLKEFRKKHSFYNRLVDKLRLFYFIGFIIMFI; translated from the coding sequence ATGTACGCTCCGATTTGCTTGTTTACCTACAACAGGTTAAATGAAACTCAAAAAACACTAGAATCTTTAGCCTCTAATTATTTAGCAGCTGAAAGTGAGCTGATTGTATTTTCAGATGGTGCAAAATATCCTAGCGAGGAGAATAAAGTAGAGGCCGTTAGAGATTATGTGAAAAGTTTGAGTGGTTTTAAATCAATACGGGTTGTAGAAGCCGAAACAAATAGAGGATTGGCAAATTCAATTATCTCTGGAGTAACAGAAGTGCTTGATGAATACGGGAAAATTATTGTATTGGAGGATGATCTTATTTCTGCGCCTAATTTTCTAAATTTTATGAATCAGGCATTAGAGTATTACGAAAATGATCAACAAATATTCAGTATTTCTGGATACACTCTAGGTCTTCCTTCGTTGGCAGAATATAGTAAAGACTACTATTTGATACATAGACCTTCATCTTGGGGCTGGGCTATCTGGAAAGATCGGTGGGAGAAAGTTGATTGGGGTATGGAAGACTACCCAAAATTCAAGTACAACATTTTCAAACAAGTCAAATTTATGAGAGGAGGATCGGATCTTCCCTTGATGTTGTGGAGGCAAATGAATGGACGTCTTGATTCTTGGGCGATAAGATGGACTTATCACCAGTATAAACAAGATTTATATTCTTTATGTACCACCAAAAATAAAATCATCAATATTGGTGCCGGTGAAGATGCAACGCACACCAAAAGAATTAAGAAGAGATATGAAAATAGCTTAGAAGACGTTGGAAAAACATCATTCCACTTCGATAAATCAGTTAAACCAGATAAGAAGTTATTAAAAGAGTTTAGAAAAAAGCATTCTTTCTATAACAGACTGGTTGATAAATTAAGGTTATTTTATTTTATAGGTTTCATTATAATGTTTATATAG
- a CDS encoding glycosyltransferase family protein: MEAKSPVLLITFNRPNLALRVLDSIRSYKPDRIYIASDGPRTNVEGEREIVLKTRELVLNSIDWDCQIKTLFRDENKGCGSGPASAISWLFTHEEQGIILEDDCIPQPEFFDYCNSLLNKYKGDQRVWLISGRSPHSSKTKFFRNSDYIFSTHAETWGWATWKRCWEKYDITMSLWPGFYQQGGFRNIQFSRLAGMYFNFAYKNLYRSEDLSSHVWDYQFTFNINAHGGLGIVPAKNLIENIGYEGTHFSGITKAQKLKSVDGFQIIKEPHVVMVNRSYDVYSFYNMLYSKVINVATRQVRKIFGRSKLN; encoded by the coding sequence ATGGAAGCAAAATCTCCAGTGTTGTTGATTACATTTAATCGTCCTAATCTTGCGCTGAGAGTTTTAGATTCAATTAGGTCATATAAACCAGATCGTATTTACATTGCGTCAGACGGACCAAGAACGAATGTTGAAGGGGAAAGAGAAATTGTTTTAAAGACACGAGAGCTGGTATTAAATTCAATTGACTGGGACTGTCAGATTAAAACATTATTTCGTGATGAAAATAAAGGCTGCGGTTCTGGCCCTGCATCAGCTATAAGCTGGCTTTTCACTCACGAAGAACAGGGAATAATCTTGGAAGATGATTGTATACCTCAGCCAGAGTTTTTTGATTATTGTAATAGCTTACTAAATAAATACAAAGGTGACCAGCGTGTATGGCTTATCTCAGGACGGTCACCGCATTCAAGTAAAACAAAGTTCTTCAGAAATAGCGATTACATTTTTAGTACTCATGCTGAAACATGGGGATGGGCAACGTGGAAAAGATGTTGGGAAAAATATGACATAACAATGAGTCTTTGGCCGGGATTTTATCAGCAAGGAGGATTTCGTAATATCCAGTTTTCAAGACTTGCAGGTATGTATTTCAATTTCGCGTACAAAAATTTGTATAGAAGTGAAGATTTAAGTTCCCACGTTTGGGACTATCAATTTACCTTCAATATCAATGCGCACGGAGGGTTAGGTATCGTTCCTGCAAAAAATTTAATCGAGAATATTGGCTATGAAGGGACTCACTTTTCGGGTATCACAAAGGCCCAAAAATTGAAATCAGTAGATGGCTTTCAAATCATCAAGGAACCTCATGTAGTCATGGTTAATCGTAGTTACGATGTCTACAGTTTTTACAACATGTTGTATTCAAAGGTTATAAACGTAGCAACGAGACAAGTACGAAAGATATTCGGGAGAAGTAAGTTGAATTAA
- a CDS encoding glycosyltransferase family 4 protein, producing the protein MKIFFDFYEIAITKGKSIGIYNYALSVLRNLALNDKLKILVACSGENADQISKIERVEVLEVNREYPNFQKRLLWRSYNAINMATKYECDIYYSPKGFAPGFVRRKRAPYIVLTVHDMIPFYYKSHFPGHFGAFENMFVTKSLYHSIKVANEVITISNYSKEMIKQHCNRKNGIEVIYNGVNSFSFGSNGETECAPYIFSITSSLPHKNRENLLKGYIEYRKNNAEALPLKLCGLDPKWLGDAYQDQGIECMGFVDEKTLMSLYRNARLFVFIPLIEGFGFPPFEAMSFGTPSLVSDIPVFREILGPMVKYVDPLDCKTIGNAIKETLDDKQFRQNFDRESPKFLQKYSWKDCSNEISELFEKVVGNSKSSTNESLELNK; encoded by the coding sequence ATGAAGATATTTTTTGATTTTTATGAGATCGCAATTACGAAGGGGAAAAGTATCGGGATTTATAATTATGCTTTATCTGTTTTGCGAAATTTAGCTTTAAATGACAAGTTGAAAATACTTGTTGCGTGTTCTGGGGAAAATGCAGATCAAATATCTAAAATTGAGCGAGTTGAAGTTTTGGAAGTAAATAGGGAATATCCGAATTTTCAGAAGAGGCTTTTATGGCGTTCATATAATGCCATAAATATGGCAACTAAATATGAATGCGATATTTATTACTCTCCAAAGGGGTTTGCGCCAGGATTTGTTAGAAGAAAAAGGGCACCTTATATTGTTCTAACTGTACATGATATGATTCCTTTTTACTACAAGAGTCATTTCCCTGGTCATTTTGGTGCGTTCGAAAATATGTTTGTTACAAAATCTCTTTATCACTCGATTAAAGTTGCCAACGAGGTAATTACCATTTCCAACTATTCGAAGGAAATGATTAAGCAACATTGTAATCGTAAAAATGGTATTGAAGTAATTTACAATGGGGTAAACTCATTTTCTTTCGGCTCAAATGGAGAGACAGAGTGTGCTCCATATATTTTCTCGATTACGAGTAGTTTACCGCATAAAAACCGTGAAAACCTATTAAAAGGATATATTGAATACAGAAAGAACAATGCTGAAGCATTGCCTTTAAAATTGTGTGGGTTAGACCCTAAATGGTTAGGAGATGCTTATCAGGATCAGGGCATAGAGTGCATGGGTTTCGTTGATGAGAAAACGTTGATGAGTTTATATCGGAATGCAAGGTTGTTTGTGTTCATTCCCTTGATCGAAGGATTTGGTTTTCCTCCATTTGAGGCGATGTCGTTCGGGACGCCTTCCTTAGTTTCGGATATCCCTGTTTTTAGGGAGATTCTGGGGCCGATGGTTAAATATGTAGATCCACTCGATTGTAAAACAATTGGTAATGCGATCAAAGAAACGCTGGATGACAAGCAGTTTAGGCAAAACTTTGATCGGGAGTCGCCTAAATTTCTCCAAAAATATTCGTGGAAAGATTGTAGTAATGAAATATCTGAATTGTTTGAAAAGGTTGTTGGTAATTCTAAAAGCAGTACGAATGAATCGTTGGAATTGAATAAATAA